A stretch of Bradyrhizobium sp. CCBAU 53338 DNA encodes these proteins:
- a CDS encoding serine hydrolase, whose product MTATAARPSTPPKTPPLPEANPETLGLSRSRLQAMSDAFKREIDKGTVPGVTVLVARRGQIGWFEALGKQGPAGPAMALDSIFRIFSMTKPIVSVGVMALVEDGHLLLGDPVAKFIPEFANQKVGVVSGGRLELVPPKRPMTVQDLLRHTSGLTYEHQGDGPVHKIYQESRVRSRKITNAEHAALVASFPLVCHPGDEFNYSRSTDILGRIIEVVSGKSLGTFLTERILAPLQMTETGFSTSEVNAGRLAQPFEADPWTGDKVALFNMLEQPVMESGGGGLVSTTMDYARFALMLRNGGTLDGVRIIGRKTLELMASDHLGPHVVTNGTLLSPGHGFGLGFAVRREAGIAPFPGSVGNYFWSGIAGTFFWIDPREDLFTVFMTQGPGQRDFTRTLVRDLVYAAVD is encoded by the coding sequence ATGACCGCCACCGCCGCCCGCCCCTCGACCCCGCCGAAAACCCCGCCTCTGCCCGAGGCCAATCCGGAAACGCTGGGCCTGTCGCGATCCCGCCTCCAGGCGATGTCGGACGCCTTCAAGCGCGAGATCGACAAGGGAACCGTGCCCGGTGTGACCGTGCTGGTGGCCCGCCGCGGCCAAATCGGCTGGTTCGAGGCGCTCGGCAAGCAGGGCCCGGCGGGTCCGGCGATGGCGCTTGATTCGATCTTCCGGATCTTCTCGATGACCAAGCCGATCGTGTCGGTCGGCGTCATGGCGCTGGTCGAGGACGGCCACCTGCTCCTTGGCGATCCCGTCGCCAAGTTCATTCCGGAGTTCGCGAACCAGAAAGTCGGCGTCGTCAGCGGCGGCAGGCTGGAACTGGTTCCACCGAAGCGGCCGATGACGGTGCAGGACCTGCTCCGCCATACCTCGGGCTTGACTTACGAGCATCAGGGCGATGGCCCCGTGCACAAGATCTACCAGGAGTCCCGCGTCCGCAGCCGCAAGATCACCAATGCCGAGCACGCCGCGCTGGTGGCGAGCTTCCCCCTCGTCTGCCACCCCGGCGACGAGTTCAACTACAGCCGCTCCACCGACATTCTCGGCCGCATCATCGAGGTCGTCAGCGGCAAATCACTCGGCACGTTCCTCACCGAACGCATCCTCGCGCCCTTGCAGATGACCGAGACCGGCTTCTCCACCTCCGAGGTCAATGCTGGCAGGCTCGCCCAGCCGTTCGAAGCCGATCCCTGGACCGGCGACAAGGTCGCGCTGTTCAACATGCTCGAGCAGCCGGTGATGGAATCAGGCGGCGGCGGTCTGGTCTCGACCACGATGGACTATGCCCGCTTCGCGCTGATGCTGCGCAATGGCGGCACGCTCGACGGCGTCAGGATCATCGGCCGCAAGACGCTGGAACTGATGGCGTCCGACCATCTCGGGCCTCACGTCGTCACCAACGGCACGCTGCTCTCGCCCGGCCATGGTTTCGGTCTCGGCTTCGCCGTCCGCCGCGAGGCCGGCATCGCGCCCTTCCCCGGCAGCGTCGGCAACTATTTCTGGAGCGGCATCGCCGGCACGTTCTTCTGGATCGATCCGAGGGAGGATCTGTTCACGGTGTTCATGACGCAAGGTCCGGGCCAGCGCGATTTTACAAGGACGCTGGTGCGGGATCTGGTTTACGCGGCGGTGGATTGA
- the rplK gene encoding 50S ribosomal protein L11: protein MAKKVTGYLKLQVPAGAANPSPPIGPALGQRGLNIMEFCKAFNAQTQKEEKNTPIPVVITIYADRSFTFEMKTPPMSFFLKQAAKIQSGSKAPGRDKAGKVTKAQVREIAEKKMKDLNCDTIESAMKMVEGSARSMGLEVAG, encoded by the coding sequence ATGGCAAAGAAAGTGACCGGATACCTGAAGCTTCAGGTCCCGGCCGGTGCGGCGAATCCCTCGCCCCCGATCGGTCCCGCGCTTGGTCAGCGCGGTCTCAACATCATGGAGTTCTGCAAGGCGTTCAACGCCCAGACCCAGAAGGAAGAGAAGAACACCCCGATTCCCGTCGTGATCACGATCTACGCCGATCGTTCGTTCACGTTCGAGATGAAGACCCCCCCGATGTCCTTCTTCCTCAAGCAGGCTGCCAAGATCCAGTCGGGCTCGAAGGCGCCGGGCCGTGACAAGGCCGGCAAGGTGACCAAGGCGCAGGTGCGCGAGATCGCCGAGAAGAAGATGAAGGATCTCAATTGCGATACCATCGAATCGGCCATGAAGATGGTCGAGGGCTCCGCCCGTTCGATGGGTCTGGAAGTTGCGGGGTAA
- a CDS encoding 2-hydroxyacid dehydrogenase, translating to MADKVLIYSRFPKTMMARFAERFELLDTGGKPARDVFPAEELSGIRALLTAGGSPLGAEAMDLLPKLGAIVCYGTGYDGVDLKAAASRNITVAHSPGANAASVADIAMTLMLATTRRILVADQYVRSGDWAASKQSPMMRPQAGMPGRRIGVFGMGEIGRKIAARCAAFESEVGYFSRARYDLPYQYFPTLEALADWCSVLMIAVRAGADTQHVVNGDILGRLGADGYVVNISRGSVIDEKALVAALTDKTIAGAGLDVFEKEPHGPDALTALPNVVFAPHIGGHTLESHVAMQSCVLANLGAFFEGKPLPHPVKSA from the coding sequence ATGGCTGACAAGGTCCTGATCTATTCGCGCTTTCCCAAGACGATGATGGCGCGCTTCGCCGAGCGGTTCGAACTGCTCGACACTGGTGGAAAGCCCGCGCGCGACGTCTTTCCTGCCGAGGAGCTCAGCGGCATCCGCGCGTTGCTGACCGCCGGCGGCTCGCCGCTGGGGGCTGAGGCGATGGACCTGCTTCCAAAGCTCGGTGCCATCGTCTGCTACGGCACCGGCTATGACGGCGTCGACCTGAAGGCGGCGGCCAGCCGCAACATCACGGTCGCCCACAGCCCCGGCGCCAATGCGGCATCGGTCGCCGACATCGCGATGACCCTGATGCTGGCGACGACGCGGCGGATTCTGGTGGCCGACCAATATGTTCGCAGCGGTGATTGGGCCGCGTCAAAACAGTCGCCGATGATGCGGCCTCAGGCCGGCATGCCCGGCCGCCGCATCGGCGTCTTTGGCATGGGCGAGATCGGCCGCAAGATCGCCGCGCGCTGCGCCGCCTTCGAGAGCGAGGTCGGCTATTTCAGCCGCGCCAGGTACGATCTGCCCTATCAATATTTCCCGACCCTGGAGGCGCTCGCCGACTGGTGCAGCGTGCTGATGATCGCGGTCCGGGCGGGGGCCGACACGCAGCACGTCGTCAACGGCGATATCCTGGGGCGCCTCGGCGCGGACGGCTATGTCGTCAACATCTCCCGCGGCTCGGTCATTGACGAGAAGGCCCTGGTCGCCGCGCTGACCGACAAGACCATCGCCGGCGCCGGCCTCGACGTCTTCGAGAAGGAACCGCACGGCCCGGACGCGTTGACGGCGCTCCCCAACGTGGTGTTTGCCCCCCATATCGGCGGTCACACCCTCGAATCGCACGTCGCCATGCAGAGCTGCGTCCTGGCCAATTTGGGCGCATTTTTCGAGGGCAAACCGCTGCCTCATCCGGTCAAATCAGCCTGA
- the rplJ gene encoding 50S ribosomal protein L10, with protein sequence MERAAKKDAVEQLNGVFKTTSVAIVAQYSGLTVAQMQKLRQQMKQAGASVKVSKNRLAKIALEGTDVVAIGPMLKGPTVIATSNDPVAAPKVAVEFAKANEKFVIVGGSMGTTVLNVDGVKALASLPSLDELRAKIVGLLVAPATKLAQLANAPAGKLARVIQAHASKGEAA encoded by the coding sequence GTGGAACGAGCGGCAAAAAAAGACGCGGTCGAACAGCTCAATGGGGTCTTCAAGACCACGAGCGTCGCGATCGTTGCTCAATATTCCGGCCTCACCGTCGCCCAGATGCAGAAGCTGCGCCAGCAGATGAAGCAGGCGGGTGCCTCGGTGAAGGTCTCGAAGAACCGTCTCGCCAAAATTGCTCTTGAAGGCACTGACGTCGTTGCCATCGGCCCCATGCTGAAGGGACCGACCGTGATCGCCACTTCGAACGATCCGGTAGCGGCGCCGAAGGTCGCCGTCGAATTCGCCAAGGCGAACGAAAAGTTCGTCATCGTTGGCGGTTCGATGGGAACGACCGTCCTGAATGTCGACGGCGTGAAGGCTCTTGCCTCGCTGCCGTCGCTTGACGAACTGCGTGCCAAGATCGTCGGCCTGCTCGTGGCCCCGGCGACCAAGCTCGCTCAGCTCGCCAATGCGCCCGCGGGCAAGCTCGCGCGCGTCATCCAGGCTCATGCCTCAAAGGGCGAAGCGGCCTGA
- the rplA gene encoding 50S ribosomal protein L1 yields the protein MAIGKRLNKAREGVDRERLYPLADAIKMVKERAKAKFDETIEVAINLGVDPRHADQMVRGVVTLPNGTGRTLRVGVFARGAKADEAKAAGADVVGAEDLVEKVQNGSIDFDRCIATPDMMPLVGRLGKVLGPRGLMPNPKIGTVTMDVTGAVKGAKGGSVEFRVEKAGILQAGVGKASFSEEKLVENIKALADAVAKAKPAGSKGTYIQRVAVSSTMGPGVKVEPGTILG from the coding sequence ATGGCAATCGGAAAGCGTTTGAACAAAGCCCGCGAAGGTGTTGACCGCGAGAGGCTCTACCCGCTCGCGGACGCCATCAAGATGGTCAAGGAACGCGCGAAAGCGAAGTTCGACGAGACCATCGAGGTCGCGATCAATCTCGGCGTCGATCCGCGTCACGCCGACCAGATGGTCCGCGGCGTCGTGACCCTGCCGAACGGCACCGGCCGTACGCTCCGTGTCGGCGTGTTCGCCCGCGGCGCCAAGGCTGACGAAGCCAAGGCCGCAGGTGCTGACGTTGTCGGCGCCGAAGACCTGGTCGAGAAGGTGCAGAACGGTTCGATCGATTTCGACCGCTGCATCGCCACCCCCGACATGATGCCGCTGGTCGGCCGTCTCGGTAAGGTGCTCGGCCCGCGCGGCCTGATGCCGAACCCGAAGATCGGCACCGTGACCATGGACGTCACCGGTGCGGTGAAGGGTGCCAAGGGCGGCTCGGTCGAGTTCCGCGTCGAGAAGGCGGGCATCCTGCAGGCCGGCGTCGGCAAGGCCTCGTTCTCCGAGGAGAAGCTGGTCGAGAACATCAAGGCGCTCGCGGATGCGGTTGCGAAGGCGAAGCCGGCTGGCTCCAAGGGCACCTACATCCAGCGCGTCGCGGTATCCTCGACGATGGGCCCGGGCGTGAAGGTCGAGCCGGGTACCATTCTCGGCTAA
- the rpoB gene encoding DNA-directed RNA polymerase subunit beta, with amino-acid sequence MAQQTFTGRKRVRKFFGHIKEVAEMPNLIEVQKASYDQFLMVDEPAGGRLDEGLQAVFRSVFPISDFSGTSMLEFVRYEFEQPKYDVDECRQRGMTFAAPLKVTLRLIVFDIDEETGAKSVKDIKEQDVYMGDIPLMTMNGTFIVNGTERVIVSQMHRSPGVFFDHDKGKTHSSGKLLFAARVIPYRGSWLDIEFDAKDIVYARIDRRRKIPVTSLMFALGLDGEAILSTFYKKILYKRTKEGWRVPFDANRFRGYSTINDLIDADTGKVVLEAGKKLTVRAARQLQEKGLKALRLSDEELVGNYLAEDLVNPKTGEIHAEAGEEITDKSMKALNEHGYKELPLLDIDHVNVGAYIRNTLSADKNMTREDALFDIYRVMRPGEPPTLDSAQAMFQSLFFDAERYDLSAVGRVKMNMRLDLDAPDTQRTLRKEDILCVIKTLVDLRDGKGEIDDIDHLGNRRVRSVGELMENQYRIGLLRMERAIKERMSSVDIDTVMPQDLINAKPAAAAVREFFGSSQLSQFMDQTNPLSEITHKRRLSALGPGGLTRERAGFEVRDVHPTHYGRICPIETPEGPNIGLINSLATFARVNKYGFVETPYRKVKDGRVTDEVVYLSAMEEGRYSVAQANVPVDAKGRFTEDLVVCRASGTRDVVPMTPDKVDYMDVSPKQLVSVAAALIPFLENDDANRALMGSNMQRQAVPLVRAEAPFVGTGMEGVVARDSGAAIAARRSGVIDQIDATRVVIRATEDLDPTKSGVDIYRLMKYQRSNQSTCINQRPLVKVGDIVKKGDIIADGPSTDLGELALGRNVLVAFMPWNGYNFEDSILLSERIVKEDVFTSIHIEEFEVMARDTKLGPEEITRDIPNVSEEALKNLDEAGIVYIGAEVRAGDILVGKITPKGESPMTPEEKLLRAIFGEKASDVRDTSLRVPPGVQGTIVEVRVFNRHGVDKDERALAIEREEIERLAKDRDDEQAILDRNVYNRLAELLEGRQGIAGPKGFKKDTKITRAVLEEYPKSQWWLFASPNDKLMAEIEAMRKQYDESKKGLEQRFLDKVEKLQRGDELPPGVMKMVKVFVAVKRKIQPGDKMAGRHGNKGVVSKIVPIEDMPFLEDGTHADIVLNPLGVPSRMNVGQILETHLGWACAGLGKRIGQTVDAYLSKQDIKPLKETLKKVYGEDETIKTLNDNELLELGHNLSRGVPIATPVFDGAKETDIEEMLKLAGLDASGQSTVYDGRTGDAFDRKVTVGYIYMLKLHHLVDDKIHARSIGPYSLVTQQPLGGKAQFGGQRFGEMEVWALEAYGAAYTLQEMLTVKSDDVAGRTKVYEAIVRGDDTFEAGIPESFNVLVKEMRSLGLNVDLHNSKMGPAPTSEAAE; translated from the coding sequence ATGGCGCAGCAGACATTCACCGGTCGCAAACGCGTTCGCAAGTTTTTCGGACACATCAAGGAAGTCGCCGAGATGCCGAACCTCATCGAGGTTCAGAAGGCGTCCTATGACCAGTTCCTGATGGTCGACGAACCCGCGGGTGGGCGCCTCGACGAGGGCCTGCAGGCTGTGTTCCGTTCCGTGTTCCCGATCTCGGACTTCTCGGGCACCTCGATGCTGGAATTCGTTCGCTACGAGTTCGAGCAGCCGAAGTACGACGTCGATGAGTGCCGTCAGCGCGGCATGACCTTCGCGGCTCCCCTCAAGGTGACGCTGCGCCTCATCGTGTTCGATATCGACGAAGAAACCGGCGCGAAGTCCGTCAAGGACATCAAGGAGCAGGACGTCTACATGGGCGACATCCCGCTCATGACGATGAACGGCACCTTCATCGTGAACGGCACCGAGCGCGTCATCGTTTCGCAGATGCACCGTTCGCCGGGCGTGTTCTTCGACCACGACAAGGGCAAGACCCATTCGTCGGGCAAGCTGCTGTTCGCTGCCCGCGTGATCCCGTATCGCGGCTCCTGGCTCGACATCGAGTTCGACGCCAAGGACATCGTCTATGCGCGTATCGACCGTCGCCGCAAGATTCCGGTGACGTCGCTGATGTTCGCCCTCGGTCTCGACGGCGAGGCGATCCTGTCGACCTTCTACAAGAAGATCCTCTACAAGCGGACCAAGGAAGGCTGGCGCGTTCCGTTCGACGCCAACCGTTTCCGCGGTTACTCGACCATCAACGACCTGATCGATGCCGACACCGGCAAGGTCGTGCTCGAGGCCGGCAAGAAGCTCACCGTCCGCGCCGCCCGCCAGCTCCAGGAGAAGGGGCTCAAGGCGCTGCGTCTGTCGGATGAGGAACTCGTCGGCAACTACCTCGCCGAGGACCTGGTCAACCCGAAGACGGGCGAGATCCACGCCGAAGCCGGTGAGGAAATCACCGACAAGTCGATGAAGGCCCTCAACGAGCACGGCTACAAGGAACTGCCGCTGCTCGACATCGACCACGTCAATGTCGGCGCCTACATCCGCAATACGCTCTCGGCCGACAAGAACATGACGCGTGAAGACGCGCTGTTCGACATCTACCGCGTGATGCGTCCGGGCGAGCCGCCGACGCTGGATTCGGCGCAGGCGATGTTCCAGTCGCTGTTCTTCGACGCTGAGCGCTACGACCTCTCCGCGGTCGGCCGCGTCAAGATGAACATGCGGCTCGATCTCGATGCGCCCGACACCCAGCGCACGCTGCGCAAGGAAGACATTCTTTGCGTCATCAAGACGCTGGTGGACCTGCGCGACGGCAAGGGCGAGATCGACGACATCGACCATCTCGGCAACCGCCGTGTGCGCTCGGTCGGCGAGCTCATGGAGAACCAGTACCGCATCGGCCTGCTGCGCATGGAGCGTGCGATCAAGGAGCGCATGTCCTCGGTCGACATCGACACGGTCATGCCGCAGGACCTGATCAACGCGAAGCCGGCGGCTGCCGCCGTGCGCGAGTTCTTCGGCTCCTCGCAGCTCTCGCAGTTCATGGACCAGACCAACCCGCTCAGCGAGATCACCCACAAGCGCCGTCTCTCGGCGCTTGGACCGGGCGGTCTGACCCGCGAGCGCGCCGGCTTCGAAGTGCGCGACGTGCATCCGACGCATTACGGCCGTATCTGCCCCATCGAGACGCCGGAAGGTCCGAACATCGGCCTGATCAACTCGCTCGCCACCTTCGCGCGCGTGAACAAGTACGGCTTCGTCGAGACGCCGTACCGCAAGGTCAAGGACGGTCGCGTCACCGACGAGGTCGTGTACCTCTCGGCGATGGAGGAAGGCCGCTACTCGGTTGCGCAGGCGAACGTGCCGGTCGACGCCAAGGGCCGCTTCACCGAAGACCTCGTGGTCTGCCGCGCCAGCGGCACCCGCGACGTCGTGCCGATGACGCCCGACAAGGTCGACTACATGGACGTGTCGCCGAAGCAGCTCGTTTCGGTCGCCGCGGCCCTGATCCCGTTCCTCGAGAACGACGACGCCAACCGCGCGCTGATGGGCTCGAACATGCAGCGCCAGGCGGTGCCGCTGGTTCGCGCCGAGGCACCGTTCGTCGGCACCGGCATGGAAGGCGTGGTTGCGCGTGACTCGGGTGCTGCGATCGCGGCGCGCCGTTCGGGCGTGATCGACCAGATCGACGCGACCCGCGTCGTGATCCGCGCTACCGAAGATCTCGATCCGACCAAGTCGGGCGTCGATATCTACCGTCTGATGAAGTACCAGCGCTCCAACCAGTCGACCTGCATCAACCAGCGCCCGCTCGTGAAGGTCGGCGACATCGTCAAGAAGGGCGACATCATCGCTGACGGTCCGTCGACCGACCTCGGTGAGCTCGCTCTGGGCCGCAACGTGCTCGTCGCGTTCATGCCGTGGAACGGCTACAACTTCGAAGACTCGATCCTGCTCTCCGAGCGCATCGTGAAGGAAGACGTCTTCACCTCGATCCACATCGAGGAGTTCGAGGTGATGGCCCGCGACACCAAGCTCGGCCCCGAGGAAATCACCCGCGACATTCCGAACGTGTCGGAAGAAGCGCTGAAGAACCTCGACGAAGCCGGTATCGTCTACATCGGTGCGGAAGTGCGTGCCGGCGATATCCTGGTCGGCAAGATCACGCCGAAGGGCGAAAGCCCGATGACGCCGGAAGAAAAGCTCCTGCGCGCCATCTTCGGCGAAAAGGCCTCCGACGTTCGCGACACCTCGCTGCGCGTTCCTCCGGGCGTGCAGGGCACGATCGTGGAAGTCCGCGTGTTCAACCGCCACGGCGTCGACAAGGACGAGCGTGCGCTGGCGATCGAGCGGGAAGAGATCGAGCGTCTGGCCAAGGACCGCGACGACGAGCAGGCGATCCTGGACCGCAACGTCTACAACCGTCTTGCCGAGCTCCTCGAGGGGCGGCAGGGCATTGCCGGTCCGAAGGGCTTCAAGAAGGACACCAAGATCACCCGTGCGGTGCTCGAGGAGTATCCGAAGTCGCAGTGGTGGCTGTTCGCTTCGCCGAACGACAAGCTGATGGCCGAGATCGAGGCGATGCGGAAGCAGTACGACGAGTCGAAGAAGGGGCTCGAGCAGCGCTTCCTCGACAAGGTCGAGAAGCTTCAGCGCGGTGACGAATTGCCGCCCGGCGTGATGAAGATGGTCAAGGTCTTCGTCGCGGTGAAGCGCAAGATCCAGCCCGGCGACAAGATGGCCGGCCGCCACGGCAACAAGGGCGTGGTGTCGAAGATCGTGCCGATCGAGGACATGCCGTTCCTCGAAGACGGTACGCACGCCGACATCGTGCTCAATCCGCTGGGCGTGCCCTCGCGCATGAACGTCGGACAGATCCTCGAGACGCATCTCGGCTGGGCTTGCGCCGGCCTCGGCAAGCGTATCGGCCAGACCGTCGATGCGTATCTGTCGAAGCAGGACATCAAGCCGCTGAAGGAAACCTTGAAGAAGGTCTACGGCGAGGACGAGACGATCAAGACGCTCAACGACAACGAGCTGCTTGAACTCGGCCATAACCTCAGCCGCGGCGTGCCGATTGCGACGCCGGTGTTCGACGGTGCCAAGGAGACCGACATCGAGGAGATGCTGAAGCTCGCGGGTCTGGACGCTTCGGGGCAGTCGACCGTCTATGACGGCCGCACCGGCGACGCGTTCGATCGCAAGGTGACGGTGGGCTACATCTACATGCTCAAGCTGCACCATCTCGTGGACGACAAGATCCACGCGCGGTCGATCGGTCCGTACTCGCTCGTCACCCAGCAGCCGCTGGGCGGCAAGGCGCAGTTCGGCGGCCAGCGCTTCGGCGAAATGGAGGTGTGGGCCCTCGAAGCTTACGGCGCGGCCTACACGCTCCAGGAAATGCTGACCGTGAAATCGGACGACGTCGCCGGCCGTACCAAGGTGTACGAGGCGATCGTGCGTGGCGACGACACCTTCGAGGCAGGTATTCCGGAATCGTTCAACGTGCTGGTCAAGGAAATGCGCTCGCTCGGCCTCAACGTCGATCTGCACAATTCCAAGATGGGTCCGGCGCCGACGTCGGAAGCGGCCGAGTAA
- the rplL gene encoding 50S ribosomal protein L7/L12: MADLQKIVDDLSSLTVLEAAELAKLLEEKWGVSAAAAVAVAGPAGGGAAAAPAEEKTEFTVVLASAGEKKIEVIKEVRAITGLGLKEAKDLVEGAPKPLKEGVNKEEAEKIKAQIEKAGAKVELK; this comes from the coding sequence ATGGCTGACTTGCAGAAGATCGTTGACGACCTCTCGAGCCTCACCGTGCTCGAGGCTGCCGAACTCGCGAAGCTCCTCGAAGAGAAGTGGGGCGTTTCGGCTGCCGCGGCTGTCGCCGTGGCCGGCCCGGCCGGTGGTGGCGCTGCCGCCGCTCCGGCGGAAGAGAAGACCGAGTTCACGGTCGTTCTCGCCTCTGCCGGCGAGAAGAAGATCGAGGTCATCAAGGAAGTCCGCGCCATCACCGGTCTCGGCCTGAAGGAAGCAAAGGACCTCGTCGAGGGTGCTCCGAAGCCGCTGAAGGAAGGCGTGAACAAGGAAGAAGCCGAGAAGATCAAGGCCCAGATCGAGAAGGCTGGCGCCAAGGTCGAGCTCAAGTAA
- the nusG gene encoding transcription termination/antitermination protein NusG produces the protein MATATAQLSDKRWYIVHAYSNFEKKVAESIREQAKQRGLEELFELVLVPTEKVTEVRRGRKIDAERKFFPGYVLVKMKLTDEAFHLIKNTPKVTGFLGAENKPMPISEAEAMRILHQVQEGVERPKASVSFEIGENVRVADGPFASFSGVVEEIDEARSRVKVAVSIFGRATPVELEFGQVEKV, from the coding sequence ATGGCTACAGCAACGGCTCAACTGTCCGACAAGCGCTGGTACATCGTCCACGCCTATTCGAACTTCGAGAAGAAGGTCGCCGAATCCATTCGCGAGCAGGCCAAGCAGCGCGGGCTCGAGGAGCTGTTCGAGCTGGTGCTGGTTCCAACCGAGAAGGTCACGGAGGTGCGCCGCGGCCGCAAGATCGACGCCGAGCGCAAGTTCTTCCCGGGCTACGTGCTGGTGAAGATGAAGCTGACCGACGAGGCGTTTCATCTGATCAAGAACACCCCGAAGGTCACGGGCTTCCTCGGCGCCGAGAACAAGCCGATGCCGATCTCTGAAGCCGAGGCCATGCGCATTCTGCATCAGGTGCAGGAGGGCGTGGAGCGGCCGAAGGCGTCGGTGTCGTTCGAGATCGGCGAGAACGTGCGCGTGGCCGATGGCCCGTTCGCCTCGTTCTCGGGTGTGGTCGAGGAAATCGACGAGGCGCGCTCGCGCGTGAAGGTCGCGGTGTCGATCTTCGGTCGCGCAACGCCGGTCGAACTGGAATTCGGTCAGGTCGAGAAGGTCTGA
- the secE gene encoding preprotein translocase subunit SecE, with protein sequence MAVSPFKFLQEVRSETAKVTWPTRRETTITTIMVFVMVAVASIFFFAADQIIRYLITFLLGIH encoded by the coding sequence ATGGCAGTCAGCCCGTTCAAGTTCTTGCAGGAAGTGCGCTCGGAGACCGCCAAGGTCACCTGGCCGACCCGTCGTGAGACCACGATCACCACCATCATGGTGTTCGTGATGGTCGCCGTGGCCTCGATCTTCTTCTTCGCCGCCGACCAGATCATCCGCTACCTCATCACCTTCCTTTTGGGCATTCACTGA